The Burkholderia pyrrocinia genome has a segment encoding these proteins:
- the gap gene encoding type I glyceraldehyde-3-phosphate dehydrogenase, whose product MTIRVAINGYGRIGRNTLRAFYENGKKHDLEIVAINDLGDAKTNAHLTQYDTAHGKFPGEVTVDGDYLVVNGDKIRVLANRNPAELPWGELGVDVVMECTGFFTTKEKASAHLKGGAKKVIISAPGGKDVDATIVYGVNHDVLKAEHTVISNASCTTNCLAPLVKPLNDKIGLETGLMTTIHAYTNDQVLTDVYHEDLRRARSATHSQIPTKTGAASAVGLVLPELNGKLDGYAIRVPTINVSIVDLSFIAKRDTTVEEVNAIMKEASEGALKGILGYNDAPLVSIDFNHNPASSTFDATLTKVSGRLVKVSSWYDNEWGFSNRMLDTAVAFANAK is encoded by the coding sequence ATGACGATTCGCGTCGCAATCAACGGCTACGGCCGTATCGGCCGCAACACGCTGCGCGCGTTTTATGAAAACGGCAAGAAGCACGATCTCGAGATCGTCGCGATCAACGATCTGGGCGATGCGAAGACCAACGCGCACCTGACCCAGTACGACACCGCGCACGGCAAGTTCCCGGGCGAAGTGACGGTCGACGGCGACTACCTCGTCGTGAACGGCGACAAGATCCGCGTGCTGGCGAACCGCAACCCGGCAGAACTGCCGTGGGGCGAGCTCGGCGTCGACGTCGTGATGGAATGCACGGGCTTCTTCACGACCAAGGAAAAGGCGAGCGCGCACCTGAAGGGCGGCGCGAAGAAGGTGATCATCTCGGCGCCGGGCGGCAAGGACGTCGACGCGACGATCGTCTACGGCGTGAACCACGACGTGCTGAAGGCCGAGCACACCGTGATCTCGAACGCATCGTGCACGACGAACTGCCTCGCGCCGCTCGTCAAGCCGCTGAACGACAAGATCGGCCTCGAAACCGGCCTGATGACGACGATCCACGCGTACACGAACGACCAGGTGCTGACGGACGTCTATCACGAAGACCTGCGCCGCGCGCGTTCGGCCACGCACAGCCAGATCCCGACGAAGACGGGCGCTGCTTCGGCCGTCGGCCTCGTGCTGCCGGAACTGAACGGCAAGCTCGACGGCTACGCGATCCGCGTCCCGACGATCAACGTGTCGATCGTCGACCTGTCGTTCATCGCGAAGCGCGACACGACGGTCGAGGAAGTCAACGCGATCATGAAGGAAGCATCGGAAGGCGCGCTGAAGGGCATCCTCGGCTACAACGATGCACCGCTGGTGTCGATCGACTTCAACCACAACCCGGCTTCGTCGACGTTCGACGCGACGCTGACCAAGGTGTCGGGCCGTCTCGTCAAGGTGTCGAGCTGGTACGACAACGAGTGGGGTTTCTCGAACCGCATGCTGGATACGGCTGTCGCGTTCGCGAACGCGAAGTAA
- a CDS encoding LysR family transcriptional regulator, translating to MELKQLRAFVMLAEELHFGRAAQRLFIVQPALSMQIKALEEELGARLFERDRHKVELSDTGRVFLPEARATLQQAARAEQMARLSSRGEIGTLRIAFVSSVLPALLPAVLRTMRERYPLIALELKDMPTPDQIAALRDRRIDFGMIRLPAAYAGIDTRVVLEEGFVVALPLDHPLAAHDTIPPAALRGQPAFVLARRYAPGFHDDMLLALSRAGTTLEIAQEFGEFTTMLALVAAGMGIGLIPAEAASALPPNVLARPLDLAGHRSGIGLAWTDLDSPLKRAFVAALEQVTADR from the coding sequence ATGGAACTCAAGCAATTGCGCGCCTTCGTCATGCTCGCGGAAGAGCTGCATTTCGGGCGCGCGGCGCAGCGCCTGTTCATTGTGCAGCCCGCGCTGAGCATGCAGATCAAGGCGCTCGAGGAAGAACTCGGCGCACGGCTGTTCGAGCGCGACCGGCACAAGGTCGAACTGAGCGACACGGGGCGCGTGTTCCTGCCTGAAGCACGCGCGACGCTGCAGCAGGCCGCGCGCGCGGAACAGATGGCGCGGCTGTCGAGCCGCGGCGAGATCGGCACGCTGCGGATCGCGTTCGTGTCGTCGGTGCTGCCCGCGCTGCTGCCGGCCGTGCTGCGCACGATGCGCGAGCGCTACCCGCTGATCGCGCTGGAACTGAAGGACATGCCGACACCCGACCAGATCGCCGCGCTGCGCGACCGGCGGATCGATTTCGGGATGATCCGGCTGCCGGCCGCATATGCGGGTATCGACACGCGCGTGGTGCTTGAGGAAGGCTTCGTCGTCGCGCTGCCGCTCGACCATCCGCTCGCCGCACACGACACGATCCCGCCGGCCGCGCTGCGCGGCCAGCCCGCGTTCGTGCTTGCGCGCCGCTACGCGCCCGGCTTTCACGACGACATGCTGCTCGCGCTGAGCCGCGCGGGCACGACGCTCGAAATCGCGCAGGAGTTCGGGGAATTCACGACGATGCTTGCGCTCGTCGCGGCGGGGATGGGCATCGGGCTGATCCCGGCGGAAGCCGCGAGCGCACTGCCGCCGAACGTGCTCGCGCGGCCGCTCGACCTGGCCGGCCACCGGAGCGGTATCGGTCTCGCGTGGACCGACCTCGACAGCCCGCTGAAGCGCGCATTCGTCGCCGCGCTCGAACAGGTGACGGCAGACCGGTGA
- a CDS encoding SDR family NAD(P)-dependent oxidoreductase, with amino-acid sequence MTHALDRFRLDGRRALITGSGRGIGLTLARGLAEAGAAIVINDRNEEKAATLARRFRDEGFAADHAVFDVAEHAQVRAAIDDFEARVGAIDILVNNAGIQRRAPLDAFEPDDWHALMRVNLDGVFNVAQAVARHMIARGHGKIINICSVQSELARPTIAPYAATKGAVRMLTKGMCADWARHGIQANGLAPGYFETELNRALVDDAAFSDWLCKRTPAGRWGRVDELCGAAIFLASAASDFVNGQTLFVDGGLTSAV; translated from the coding sequence ATGACCCACGCGCTTGACCGGTTCCGCCTCGACGGCCGCCGCGCACTGATCACGGGTTCCGGACGCGGGATCGGGCTGACGCTCGCCCGCGGGCTCGCGGAAGCCGGCGCGGCGATCGTCATCAACGATCGCAATGAAGAGAAGGCCGCGACGCTCGCGCGCCGTTTCCGCGACGAAGGCTTCGCGGCCGACCATGCGGTGTTCGACGTCGCCGAGCATGCGCAGGTGCGCGCGGCGATCGACGATTTCGAGGCGCGCGTCGGCGCGATCGACATCCTCGTGAACAACGCGGGCATCCAGCGCCGCGCGCCGCTCGACGCATTCGAGCCCGACGACTGGCATGCGCTGATGCGCGTGAATCTCGACGGCGTGTTCAACGTCGCGCAGGCCGTCGCGCGCCACATGATCGCGCGCGGCCACGGGAAGATCATCAACATCTGTTCGGTGCAGAGCGAGCTCGCGCGGCCGACGATCGCGCCGTATGCGGCGACGAAGGGCGCGGTGCGGATGCTGACCAAAGGGATGTGCGCCGACTGGGCACGCCACGGCATCCAGGCCAACGGCCTCGCGCCCGGCTATTTCGAGACCGAACTGAATCGCGCGCTGGTCGACGACGCGGCGTTCTCCGACTGGCTGTGCAAGCGCACGCCGGCCGGCCGCTGGGGGCGCGTCGACGAGCTGTGCGGCGCGGCGATCTTCCTCGCGTCGGCCGCGTCCGATTTCGTGAACGGCCAGACGCTGTTCGTCGACGGCGGGCTGACCAGCGCCGTATAG
- a CDS encoding L-idonate 5-dehydrogenase, with translation MRMRCMCVVIHGPNDLRVEEQDAGEIGPGQVRVDVAMGGICGSDLHYFRHGGFGAIRLQQPMVLGHEVAGTVAEVAPDVTSVKVGDRVAVNPSRPCGTCRYCLEGLPNQCLDMRFYGSAMRMPHVQGAFRNALVCDATQCVKVADHVPLSLAALAEPFAVGLHAVSRAGPLIGKRVLVSGCGPIGVLAVAAARVHGAAEVVATDVVEAPLEVASALGADHTINAAADAGWVARYGADKGTFDVMIECSGNARALRDGLDVMRPRGVVVQLGLGGDVSLPQNVVVAKELSICGSFRFHAEFALAVQLINAGRVDLRPAVTRVFPMRDANLAFELAGDRQRAMKVLIDFADEAA, from the coding sequence ATGCGTATGCGTTGCATGTGTGTCGTGATCCACGGGCCGAACGACCTGCGGGTCGAAGAACAGGACGCGGGCGAGATCGGCCCGGGCCAGGTGCGCGTCGATGTCGCGATGGGCGGCATCTGCGGGTCCGATCTGCATTACTTCCGGCACGGCGGCTTCGGCGCGATCCGGCTGCAGCAGCCGATGGTGCTCGGCCACGAAGTCGCCGGCACGGTCGCGGAGGTCGCGCCCGACGTGACGTCGGTGAAGGTCGGCGATCGCGTCGCGGTCAATCCGAGCCGGCCGTGCGGTACGTGCCGCTATTGCCTCGAAGGCTTGCCGAACCAGTGTCTGGACATGCGCTTCTACGGCAGCGCGATGCGGATGCCGCACGTGCAGGGCGCGTTTCGCAACGCGCTCGTGTGCGACGCGACGCAGTGCGTGAAGGTCGCCGATCACGTGCCGCTGTCGCTCGCGGCGCTCGCCGAGCCGTTCGCGGTCGGGCTGCATGCGGTTTCGCGCGCGGGCCCGCTGATCGGCAAGCGCGTGCTCGTATCGGGCTGCGGGCCGATCGGCGTGCTGGCGGTCGCGGCGGCGCGCGTGCATGGCGCGGCGGAGGTCGTCGCGACCGACGTCGTCGAAGCGCCGCTGGAAGTGGCCAGCGCGCTCGGCGCCGACCATACGATCAATGCGGCGGCCGATGCCGGATGGGTCGCGCGCTACGGCGCCGACAAGGGTACGTTCGACGTGATGATCGAGTGTTCGGGCAATGCGCGCGCGCTGCGCGACGGTCTGGACGTGATGCGTCCGCGCGGGGTCGTCGTGCAGCTCGGGCTCGGCGGCGATGTCAGCCTGCCGCAGAACGTCGTGGTCGCGAAGGAGTTGTCGATCTGCGGATCGTTCCGCTTCCATGCGGAATTCGCGCTCGCGGTGCAACTGATCAACGCGGGGCGCGTCGACCTGAGGCCGGCCGTCACGCGCGTGTTCCCGATGCGCGACGCGAACCTCGCGTTCGAACTGGCCGGCGACCGGCAGCGCGCGATGAAGGTGCTGATCGATTTCGCGGACGAGGCCGCGTGA
- a CDS encoding FadR/GntR family transcriptional regulator, which translates to MPVRPAIVHIMKNVPHTVTDAAIATIRDRIEAGVYPVGSLLPAQRQLSEELEISRASLREALSTLEALGMLRIRAGKGVYVESAQATDAHAWRFAEQSSPPDTYQMRYALEGFAARMAAHVVSDDDIAWFEDNLADLHVALTESALDEASQLDFDFHMRIIHLAGNAAIESILRGSADIMKESQRMPFYRRELLLSTWHEHRAIVDALIARDAAAAGTAIETHIANAAQRAGIFFPTPGA; encoded by the coding sequence ATGCCGGTCAGACCGGCCATCGTTCACATCATGAAAAATGTTCCGCATACCGTGACCGACGCCGCCATCGCGACGATCCGCGACCGGATCGAGGCAGGCGTTTATCCGGTCGGCAGCCTGCTGCCGGCCCAGCGTCAGCTCTCCGAGGAGCTGGAGATCAGCCGTGCGTCGCTGCGCGAGGCGCTGTCGACGCTCGAGGCGCTCGGGATGCTGCGCATCCGCGCGGGCAAGGGCGTGTACGTCGAAAGCGCGCAGGCGACGGACGCGCACGCGTGGCGGTTCGCCGAGCAGTCGTCGCCGCCCGACACGTACCAGATGCGCTACGCGCTCGAAGGGTTCGCCGCGCGGATGGCCGCGCACGTCGTCAGCGACGACGATATCGCGTGGTTCGAGGACAACCTCGCCGACCTGCACGTCGCGTTGACCGAAAGCGCGCTCGACGAAGCATCGCAACTCGACTTCGACTTCCACATGCGGATCATCCATCTCGCCGGCAACGCGGCGATCGAATCGATCCTGCGCGGCAGCGCGGACATCATGAAGGAAAGCCAGCGCATGCCGTTCTACCGGCGCGAGCTGCTGCTGTCGACGTGGCACGAGCACCGCGCGATCGTCGATGCGCTGATCGCGCGCGACGCGGCCGCCGCGGGCACCGCGATCGAAACGCACATCGCGAACGCCGCGCAGCGCGCGGGCATCTTCTTCCCGACGCCGGGCGCCTGA
- a CDS encoding C4-dicarboxylate transporter DctA, with protein MSKFLNSLFGRVVVALILGVALGAFFPHFAESLRPLGDGFLKLIKMVIGPIVFCVVVSGMANAGDLKKVGRVGLKAVIYFEIMTTLALGIGLVLAWVTRPGVGMNIDLHSLDASSLASYAKNAESLKDTAGYLMKIIPDTAIDAFAKGDILQILVFAVLFGSALSLLGDKAQRVNSLIEELSHVFFRIIGFIIKLAPLGVLGAIAFTTGKYGVSSLKQLGYLVAVFYLSCIVFVTVVLGIVMRLAGFSVFKLIRYLREELSIVLGTASSDAVLPQVMRKLEYMGVKDSTVGLVIPTGYSFNLDGFSIYLTLAVLFIAQATNTPLSTHDLIVVLLVSLVTSKGAHGIPGSAIVILAATLSAIPAIPVLGLVLILPVDWFVGIARALTNLIGNCVATVVVAVWENDIDKVRAKRVLNRELRYVPAEEEGNAAPVAGDQAHAL; from the coding sequence GTGTCGAAATTCCTCAATTCGCTGTTTGGCCGAGTAGTCGTCGCATTGATCCTGGGGGTCGCGCTTGGCGCGTTCTTCCCGCATTTCGCCGAGTCGTTGCGACCGCTCGGCGACGGGTTCCTGAAGCTCATCAAGATGGTCATCGGCCCGATCGTGTTCTGCGTCGTGGTCAGCGGGATGGCCAATGCGGGCGACCTGAAGAAGGTCGGCCGGGTCGGCCTGAAGGCCGTCATCTACTTCGAGATCATGACGACGCTCGCGCTCGGCATCGGGCTCGTGCTCGCATGGGTCACGCGCCCGGGCGTCGGGATGAACATCGACCTGCATTCGCTCGACGCGTCGTCGCTCGCGTCGTACGCGAAGAACGCCGAAAGCCTGAAGGACACGGCCGGCTACCTGATGAAGATCATCCCCGACACCGCGATCGACGCGTTCGCGAAGGGCGACATCCTGCAGATCCTCGTGTTCGCGGTGCTGTTCGGCTCCGCGCTGTCGCTGCTCGGCGACAAGGCGCAGCGCGTCAACTCGCTGATCGAGGAACTGTCGCACGTGTTCTTCCGGATCATCGGCTTCATCATCAAGCTCGCGCCGCTCGGCGTGCTCGGCGCGATCGCGTTCACGACCGGCAAGTACGGCGTCTCGTCGCTCAAGCAGCTCGGCTACCTGGTCGCCGTGTTCTACCTGAGCTGCATCGTGTTCGTCACGGTCGTGCTCGGCATCGTGATGCGGCTCGCGGGTTTCTCGGTATTCAAGCTGATCCGCTACCTGCGCGAGGAACTGTCGATCGTGCTCGGCACGGCGTCGTCGGATGCGGTGCTGCCGCAGGTGATGCGCAAGCTCGAATACATGGGCGTCAAGGATTCGACGGTCGGCCTCGTGATCCCGACCGGCTATTCGTTCAACCTCGACGGCTTCTCGATCTACCTGACGCTCGCCGTGCTGTTCATCGCACAGGCCACCAACACGCCGCTGTCGACGCATGACCTGATCGTCGTGCTGCTCGTGTCGCTCGTCACGTCGAAGGGCGCGCACGGCATCCCGGGTTCGGCGATCGTGATCCTCGCGGCGACGCTGTCGGCGATCCCGGCGATTCCGGTGCTCGGCCTCGTGCTGATCCTGCCGGTCGACTGGTTCGTCGGCATCGCCCGCGCGTTGACCAACCTGATCGGCAACTGCGTCGCGACGGTCGTCGTCGCGGTGTGGGAGAACGATATCGACAAGGTGCGCGCGAAGCGCGTGCTGAACCGCGAGCTGCGCTACGTGCCGGCCGAAGAGGAAGGCAACGCGGCGCCGGTCGCCGGCGACCAGGCCCACGCGCTCTGA
- the alc gene encoding allantoicase, with translation MAAPILDPNAPAFTRRYMNLADPRLGAQALFASDEFFAPKERMLNPEPAVFIPGKYDDHGKWMDGWETRRKRTTGHDFCVVRLARPGVIFGVDLDTSHFTGNFPPAASIEACVADGDTPPDDAEWRTIVPATTLQGNSHHYVSVDDAQPVTHLRVNLYPDGGLARLRVYGQPQRDWRHVPAGELVDFAAIENGGYLVAANNQHFGPASQMLMPGRGANMGDGWETRRRREPGNDWAIVALARPGIIRRVEVDTAFFKGNFPDRCSLQAARVAGGTDDSLVTQAMFWAELLGEQKLSMDHVHTFDQLAALGPVTHVRFNIFPDGGVSRLRLWGEPA, from the coding sequence ATGGCAGCCCCCATCCTCGATCCGAACGCGCCGGCGTTTACGCGGCGTTACATGAACCTCGCCGACCCGCGCCTCGGTGCGCAGGCATTGTTTGCGAGCGACGAATTCTTCGCGCCGAAAGAGCGCATGCTGAATCCCGAGCCGGCCGTGTTCATTCCCGGCAAGTACGACGACCACGGCAAGTGGATGGACGGCTGGGAAACGCGCCGCAAGCGCACGACCGGCCACGACTTCTGCGTGGTGCGCCTCGCGCGGCCGGGCGTGATTTTCGGCGTCGATCTCGATACGAGCCACTTCACCGGCAACTTCCCGCCGGCCGCGTCGATCGAGGCGTGCGTCGCCGACGGCGATACGCCGCCCGACGACGCCGAGTGGCGCACGATCGTCCCCGCGACGACATTGCAGGGCAATTCGCATCACTACGTGAGCGTCGACGACGCGCAGCCGGTCACGCACCTGCGCGTGAACCTGTATCCGGACGGCGGGCTCGCGCGGCTGCGCGTGTACGGCCAGCCGCAGCGCGACTGGCGCCATGTGCCGGCCGGCGAACTCGTCGATTTCGCGGCGATCGAGAACGGCGGTTATCTGGTGGCCGCGAACAACCAGCACTTCGGCCCGGCATCGCAGATGCTGATGCCGGGGCGCGGCGCGAACATGGGCGACGGCTGGGAAACGCGGCGCCGCCGCGAGCCCGGCAACGACTGGGCGATCGTCGCGCTCGCGCGGCCGGGCATCATCCGGCGCGTCGAGGTCGATACGGCGTTCTTCAAGGGCAACTTCCCCGACCGCTGCTCGCTGCAGGCCGCGCGGGTCGCGGGCGGCACCGACGATTCGCTGGTCACGCAGGCGATGTTCTGGGCCGAATTGCTCGGCGAGCAGAAGCTGTCGATGGACCACGTGCATACGTTCGACCAGCTCGCGGCGCTCGGCCCCGTCACGCACGTGCGTTTCAACATCTTCCCGGACGGCGGCGTGTCGCGCCTGCGTCTGTGGGGCGAGCCGGCTTGA